The following DNA comes from Hypomesus transpacificus isolate Combined female chromosome 5, fHypTra1, whole genome shotgun sequence.
CTGACTCAGGTGAACAGGACATTTTAGCCCTCACGTACTCAGATTAccccgtaccccccccccccccccccagcaccccccacctccacaactggacctgccccccacccccctcttagGCAGCTCACCAGAGGCCAGGCTATTAATAGCagctccagccctccagagagagagagaggaggccgtAATGAGCTCAGCAGTGGAGCGCAGCACAGCACGGCCGTGATGAAGATGTGAGTGGGAAGCAGATTTACTACCCTTGGCCCTGCTGTGACACGCAGTGAGGACACGTAGGTAGGTGACTCCTGGATCCCAACGAGCCAAGCTAGTGGGGGGTTGTCCTCTCCTTTGCCAATGACCGAAGCTGGGCTGTTAAAAGGACTGAATGCTCAGGGATGAATGGTTCCACTATACTACACGGGCTTGATTGTCAATCACATGGTTtgaggtgacctctctctctcctcatagtCTGGAACAGTACAAGAAAGGCACGGCTATTTCGTTTCTCTCGTCACTACGGCACAACATCGAGGGAGGAAATGAAAGTAGAACGATATAGCAGATTTGGCTGTATGGGAGAGGAAGTTGGGATTGTGCAATGTTTTGGAGGTAGTCAGTATGTAGTGTTAGTCCACTAcctcagcagcagtttgtccGATTCTACAGTTGATCGAGACTGCCACAACGACCAAGGGGCCTGCTCTGTCTAGGACGGGGTGTCCTGTCCTCTGCCAAAGACAGAGTTCTAGCTATTTCCATTTCTTGGGTAGTTGGTCATGAGCAAAACAAGGGGTGTAATTACCTACATATAACTTTCACATAGTCTGGAAAAGGAGTTTGTACTTTTTTCTTGGCACTCTCCTTCTACAGCGCCATCAAAGGAAACTGAGAGTGTAAGAGTGGAGGATGGGATTTGTGGCCCAAGTGAAACTAATATGCCCTCACCTTATTTGGCCTTTGTCGCTTTGTCCCTTTTTTCCTTCTCCTGAAAACACAAATAAAGGGCATGATAAATATGGTCTGACTTGGAAAAGATATGTTTGGGGGAAGGCAGCCTCAGAACTTTCATTCCCTTCAGTCACCCTGACATAAAACAATTGCACACTGTAAAGGAAGACCAAAAATAGCAGCAGCTTACGAGTTTAAGCATCATTTTCAGGCGCTCATTTGACCGTTCCTGAAGCCTCTGACTGTGTACTTTATGGGCGGACCCAAGTAATAGAGGAGCTGTGGAAGAGCACACAGTAGCTCTGTGTACCATTGAGTGCCATAATGAAGCACTTAAGGATCTGTTAAAGAAATAACAACGTATGCTGATGACTAGACTAAACACAACAAAGCTGACTGCCACACCAAGAAGCGCTAATGAGGAACAACTGGATGGTTGATCATGTGAAATGAATGCCGCAATCCACACTAAGTACCAATCATGTCAAGTACCATCTGACCATCTTATCTGAAGTACGCAATTATTGTGGAAACAGGATGCTCAGTCTGATGATGCAATGACGGTACAATACAACTTTAAGCCTTTGATTACTGCACCTGTTGTCCACTGTCACAGCGTCGATGTCTTAAGTTACTTTTAACTGAAAAACTGACGTGACAAGTACTATAGTCAAATGTCGCTTGCGTAAAAATCACAGCGATAtattttacaatataaaaatacggTCCTGCGTACTTCACGCACGGGACACCTGGCAGTGGCATGAGTTTTACCGTTCATCATTCAATCATGAGAATCTGTCCTGGCTGTATGAGACTGCATTCAGCCGTTGGTAACATAAGCGTGTTGACTTGAAGTCACTCAAGTCTACGAATACAAGAATACGGCAGCTTTCTTACTGATACGCGAAGTGACATTAAAGACACAGAAGGAATGGTTCACCTAAATAACCAATAGCTTAAGCAGTGTATCAATGACAGTCGTGACAACCATGACAACTAaaagtcagctagctagctgtcaaaAGTACTGTACAATACAGTAGCTGTCAACGGGCATCTGGTCGTCATTTGCTGTCAACCTCACAAAACTCGACATAAATCGACTGCCAAATGGTTCGAATGAAAAACTTTACGGACATCGTTTGCTATCTATATAGTGTCGTGTGTACGGCTGGGTAGCAATGCAGAAGAGCAAGAAAATATTTGTTTCTCATCTCACCTGTAACGTTGCGGTGCGCTGCTGTTGATGCTGTGATGATGTTCGCGCGTGGACAGAACTGTTCCAGTAGGTGGTGCGAGCGAGTTTGGTGCAGTGTTTATAAAGCACTCTGGGAGATGTAGGTTTATGCATCAAGACCGTTTTCTTAcgtaaaaaaaagtttctcataatgtattattatatttttagaAAATTACGAGAACATTTGCTAACGTTTTTCAATAGGTTCAGTGAAAAACTGTCCTCACTGATTTTTCACACCcacattttacagttttataAAGTTTTTCCACCATATTTGTTAATACAAGAATGCCAGAACTGTAATTTGAAGTAGACGAAGCGTATTTCCAATTTAAATATGAAACAACTGAGATTTGACGTCTACAATTCATACTGAAGGTCGTCTGCAGAATCAAGTTGTGTCGAATCAGCGAAAGAGTAATAAACTCTATTACAATATGAAGTAACTCAAAGTAATATAAAGGCAAAACATGTAtgtatataggctatatataaaatattatcTTCAACTGatcaacatttatttaatttatcGGCACCCTTCTGGATATGTTGAATCTGCAGTTCTTTGTATTTTTGGCATTTACTCAACTCACGCTGTCATTGCACATCATGGCGACGACCGTGGATGGTGGAAGTGCTCCTGTTCCAGGCGCTCAAGGCTCAGCCCCGGCTGATCCGAGTGCCGATAGTGACCAGTTCCAATATAGTATGCTGCTGGAACACTTAATCGGGGACAAAAGGCAAATCAAGGACCTAAACCCTACTGTAATGGGAGGACTTCCAACCCCATTCAAATCCGATGAGGAAAAGATGATACAACGGGGAATGGAGAGCTGTGCTTTTAAGGCAGTCCTGGCGTGTGTTGGAGGTAAAAACAACCTTACAAGATGGCTTGCAAACACAACTATACGTAGGCTATTACCTAAAGGCATGTCTGAATCATGCTTTCTGCAAATCGCCAGCCAGAGTAATGTATGTCACGTTAGTTCAACCGTTTTGTGTCTGGCCAGGGTCTGTCCAGGCATCTGTGAGAGGccggagggtggtggtggtgtagtAGACGTTCCTACACTTGATTTGGACTGTTTGCACATCCCTCCTTTCTAACAACAACATGTTTCTCTTCTGTGTTTCCTTAACAGGCTTTGTCCTTGGAGGAGCTTTCGGTGTTTTCACTGCAGGCATAGACACCAACGTGGGGTTTGATCCCAAAGACCCAATGAAAACCCCCTCAGCACGAGAGGTCCTCAAAGACATGGGCCAGAGGGGGATGTCATATGCCAAGAACTTTGCGGTTATTGGCGCCATGTTCTCCTGTACAGAGTGCATCATCGAATCAGTAGGTTGCTATAATACATCCCTCTGACATATTGCATCAGTCTGTCCCATTTTGTACATTATTCATCTAATCGTTATCTTAATATAAGCAACAGGCAGGTCCTTACACACAATGTATTAGGTCTACATAAGTCATTCTTAAGTGGTAGCCTTAATGGCAATAAGATACTCATaaagacaggtgagggtcaagACTGGGCTGTGATCAGTGCCGATTATAGTCTTGTACTGCCCTCTTGTGGCGGGATGTTGTCTTGCTGTTCTATACCCAAGGCATGTTCTCAAAATCATTGTGTTGTTTTGACATTTTCAGCACAGGGGTAAAACAGACTGGAAGAATGCAGTGTACAGTGGCTGTGTAACTGGTGGATTGATTGGATCCCGAGGTAGGTTTTACATAGCATTCACTGTCATCATTGCCTGACATGCAAATGTCAGACTCTTGGAACTAACTAGAGATGtcatctgtctgttctctctgttttccaGCGGGTTTGAAGGCAGGGGTGCTAGGATGTGGAGGCTTTGCGGCCTTTTCTGCTGCAATTGAGTATTATCTCAGATGAACCCCTCGGAGACCACCTGACCTCTGGGGACTATGTCTGAGGACTCACCAAACTCTCCAACCAGATGACAGTACCTCATGGAAACACAAGCTTATGGACATTGCCATGTTGGACTGTCTGATCAGCAGGTCCACCTACACTTGGGAATGGTCAACTCTGGCCAGCTGGCTATTGTCATATTTAGTTTGTCCAGCGCTCACCTACTGAGTGAGTGTCATAATGGGTAGGCTTGTTCACTCAATATATGGCATGCTGGGTTCTCTACCTATTTCATGATAGTCATGCAAGAAATTGCCAATCAACCAAGGTCTGTTAAACACAAAAGTAGTATCTACTGACCAAATGTGGTGGTGgacatacagtaggctatacATTTCCTTAAAACTGTTGCCCAACAGACACCTGTTTATTGTACAACATTAAAACCTGTTACAGTACATATTCATGTTCCCTTAAATTCTATAGTAATAAACAATTGTATGTTCACCAAAGAATATTCATTCTGAAAGGAACTCAAGTCTAAAGACAAATCAATGTGCTGTTTATTAATACACATATATAGTTGTCTTCAGTCTACATACAGTAAAATAGTTTGTTGTTGTGAATGACTGTATGAGGTAAattgacagtgtaataataaaatgaAATCTTTACTATAAACTGTTGCAAAACAGCTGAAAGGTTATTGTAATGAAAAATGACAGGAGCAATATTTCAGtacacttttatttattttactaaaaagaaaaaagttcaCATGTACATTTACCCTTGTTAATACAGTATACTCAAGTTCTTCTCAAATGAAGTAAAATACAACATTTTTtgattttcttttcatcttATATTAAAAATATCAAATAGTACTCATCTAACAGTGCGTATTTAAGATATGTAGCAGGCTTGATAGCAGAAAGGTTGGCTTTGTACAGCACTAATGGGAGATTGATGGTCCAGCAGAAAACCAGCAGTGTCAACCTACCTTTGTGTTACCCAGCCTGACTTGATTGACAAGTTGAACATGCAATGAGGGCAACTACACAAATCATAACATAGAATATACTGGTGTCATAAGACACTCGGAACAGGCTTGCAATGGAATGACAAGAAAAAAAGCAAATGTTCCATCATTAGTTGAATTTTTCCACAACCCTCATCTCAAACACTACAGAATCAACTGTTAGAATTCATACTTTTTTTAGTTTGTTCCCGTGATCGTTTCAGTACAGCTTGGCCGTGAATGAGAAAATGAGGCTAAAAAACATCACTACCTGAAAACTTCAAATGACTGACTCCTTGGAGCAATTCTCTAGTTGTACTGGACTGTACAGGCACacgtaatatatatatttataataaatAGGGCAAATTTTGGCCAAGAATTACAGAGGGGAGGGCTGTGCTTTCGAGCACACAGAGAAATGCGATGGCTTACTGATGTCTTCCATCACcttcatcaacacacacacatatgctctgGCGATGTTTAGACATACTCACACATAGCCCTCCTCAGTCACATGCACAAAGCcagaggggaaagaaaacaaaaacaaataaaaaaaacagaactactaaacaaatgatatttataAAATATGTAAATGCCATATTTCTGGAATGCCTCTGAACAAAAAGGGAGACGAGAGTGGAGTAACGGAGCAGGCCTTGGCTCActggctggagggatggagggtggaccTTCTCTCTTCTAGAAGGACGGATGGTGGACCTTCTCTCTagaaggatggagggtggaccttctctcctctagaaggatggagggtggaCCTTCTATCCTCTAGAAGGACGGAGGGTGGACCTTCTCTCCTCTAGAAGGACGGAGGGTGGACCTTCTCTCCTCTATATGGACGGAGGGtggaccctctctcctctagatGGACGGAGGGTGGACCTTCTCTCCTCTAGATGGACGGAGGGTGGACCTTCTCTCCCCTAGATGGACAGAGGGTGGACCTTCTCTCCTCTAGACGGACGGAGGGTGGACCTTCTCTCCTCTAGATGGACGGAGGGTGGACCTTCTCTCCTCTAGATGGACGGAGGGTGGACCTTCTCTCCTCTAGATGGACGGAGGGTGGACCTTCTCTCCCCTAGATGGACAGAGGGTGGACCTTCTCTCCTCTAGACGGACGGAGGGTGGACCTTCTCTCCTCTAGATGGACGGAGGGTGGACCTTCTCTCCTCTAGAAGGACGGAGGGTGGACCTTCTCTCCTCTAGAAGGACGGAGGGTGGACCTTCTCGCCTCTagaaggatggagggtggaCCTTCTCGCCTCGAGAAGGACGGAGGGTGGACCTTCTCGCCTCTagaaggatggagggtggaCCTTCTCTCCTCTAGAAGGACGGAGGGTGGACCTTCTCTCCTCTAGGAGGACGGAGGGTGGACCTTCTCTCCTCTAGAAGGACGGAGGGTGGACCTGCTCCCCTCCAGGAGGACGGAGGGTGGATCTGGGAGGAGCTCTCCACCCATAAAAACAGGATACAAGACGTGACTGTAGGAGCTGGgggcgaaggggggggggaaatatgTGTATCCACTCCCCCCTGATGTGTCTCTCAGTTTCCCTGTTTAACTGGAAGGAGGAGGCgtgaaggagggtggggggtctgTACAGTTAAAAGGAGCTGGAGGGTGTCCGGGGGTGGTGAGTGTTGAGTccgtctgtctccccccccccccccccaccacgggTTTAAACGTCAGTGGAAAAGTAAAGAGTGTTCCGCTTCAGCTCAGCGAAGGAGATAGGAGGGTGCTGCAGGTAGTACAGCAACACCtgcacctgagagagagagacacacacacacagagagatgagcacacacacacaccatcaccagaccacaacacacacaaacacacactcaggagaAGGCTGGAAGAGCAACTCCAAAACATTCCCTAGTAGACACAATATGGAAGGAAGTCACAGGGCTAACCGACCGCACTAACAAACAACTCCCTGGTCTCTCGCCAGTAATGGAGACCTATGACATTCAGCTGGGCGTGCTTGGTGATTGATAGAAGTGATTGTTTATGTGGTCCTGAGTAGCTCACTGGTGCACGGGAAGCTGTTCATCACTCCACATCTGGCACAGATCCAGGAGAGGGGTTCCCAACAGTATAAATACAGCTGGGAGACCACAGCTTCTCTGATTGGGGGTCAAATGGCTACGTGGGAGTATcagcagcatacacacacacgaaaaaacaaacaaacacacacacagactgacctgTGCCATGACGTCATGTGACCAGATGTCGGAGGCGGTGGTGATGTGTGCCTTGGAGATCTCGGACTCGGAGGGCCTGAGCAGGGTGGGGCCGAACACCGTGCCCAGGTTGTGGAGGGACATCTTGTTGACGGGCTCCTTCTCAGCCACCCTGCAAGAGCAGCACACACAACCAGTTAGAAACACACAATAAGTCTGAAACACACAACCagtcagacacgcacacacaaaaccagtaacacacacgcacacacacatccactcacacacatctgtctttcactcacacacaatctaAGAGCATTCTGTTTCGAGAGATCGCTAACGCTGACGAGATAAAGTAGCAACCTTTGACTGTAGCCGTCACAATCCTTTCAGTCCAAGCGTTTGTGCCATGACTGTAATTCCCCCAATTGACCAGCAGGTGTCCACAGTGTCGTGTGAATTGCTGCTGCTGATCTCCTGCTGGGCGCTAACGAGCAGGAGAGCAACGAGGCTGCCGCggagcagcagggggcagtCTAACACCCAGCCCTGCCAGCCTCGGATAGCTCCCCTCGCCGATCATGTGACCCTGTGGCGGTGAAGCGTATCTCCCCGCGCTTCCTCTCCTATCAATCCGATCTCACCGCGAGGATGAACAGACCTCTCCTCCGGAGGAGTAGGAGCAGGGCGATGAGTGACTGGTGTAGACACATCTGGTCTACTGTAAACTCAAACTTGGATCGTTTGGAGAGTCATTTGCTTGACTCTCCCACGGatcctgagggagggggggagggaaccaTGCCAAATGAGATCTTTTAAAAGCCTGGTGGGgactgtagttttttttttcttcttcatttttttttttattgcagatGTAAATAGAGTGTGTTCAGACCAGAAACGTGCAGACCAGAAGCCTAGACGTGGCTGACAGAACGCCAGGGATGTCGCTGGGCCTGCTCAGTGGTTCCACTCGAGCCAGGCTGACCTCGACCGTGCCCCTCGGTCAGGAGGCGCTTTTACGGGCGACCCGCATGACGCCATGCGGTGCGGTTTCTACACTGTCTGGTCCAAACCGGGCACACGGTTTGGCCCTCGACCACCGTCACAACTCAAAACAAGGCGGTGGAAGTATTTTGTGGACATGTTCCTGAATGGGTCCAAGTCTGGCTCCCTAACGTCCAGTCTAACCACAGGGGGCTGACCTGAAACTCAGGCCCAGACCGGTCCAGACTGGTTCAAATGCTTCCCCAGGGCATTCGCTGTGTGGGTTAGCGCTGGTGGCTACGCGCTAGCAGAGCCCTGGAGACCTCAGCTCCCTGATGTCTtttccctctgccctcccccctcctcctcccctctcctcccctctcctgctgggCCTGCCACTGGTGGCGGTAGTGGAGAGGAACGTGAGCTCCCCCAGACCGTGGTGTAAGAGGACGTTTTTTTGGAACTCCTCGCACGCCAACGCGACCCTGGTCGTCAGCTCAACTGTACCCTACTCAGAACCATTTAGTGTACGGCTGAGTGTCCAGAGTTTGACACTTTAgtggtggtttgtgtgtgtgtgtgtgtgtgtgtgtgtacctcttgaGATGTTCCAGCAGGCTGAGGAAGGTGATGAGGTTGGGGTCAGGGAGAGACCGCAGCAGGTGCATCATACAGTTCTCCTTGGCTGCAGGGTCAGACAGAGcttgagaggggggagagagagacagagagagagatagagatagagatagagatagagagagagagagagagagagagagagagagagagcggagaacAGCAGAAAAACATAATATGAACCATCTTAATCCCTTCTAGAACGACGCAATCCCACATCTGGTCTTGATCTAGAACTTCCAGAGGTGGTGCCTgggcggaggaggtggaggtcctACCTATTCCCTCCATGAAGGCTGGGTACAGACGGTCTGTGAGCAGGGGCTCCGGAAGCTCCCGGAAGTAGAGCTTCAGAGTCCCTGCGATGGCGTTGATGTCCATGTCACTTAACATCACCAGGATGTCTTTGGTAtctgggggggaagagacagagagagagagagagagagagagagagagagagagagagagagagagagagagagaaagtgagcaaGAAAGTGAGCAAGAAAGTGAGCAAGAAAGTGAGCAAGAAAGTGAGCAAGAAAGTGAGCAAGAAAGTGAGCAAGAAAGTGAGCAAGAAAGTGAGCAAGAAAGTGAGCAAGAAAGGGATTGGGAGAGGGAGAATGTGGTGGggaagaagtgagagagagaaagaaaaaacaaaaaagaaaacaaacacatgctTCAGAGAACATCGAGAACATAGAAACGACAACCGCAGCATTCCCTGAGCCTTCTGGCTGCGGAGATGACAGAACAGTGTTGTTGAACCCAGAGAACAGCCAGTGATCTCAGTGAGACATGAATGCAGGGCGATCTTAGGGAGTTGGGCCGGGCGGGTcttggttggggaggggggtggggcggTGGGTGACTGTGGCTGGAGACTCCGAGTGCAGCCAGCTGACAGCTGCAGCTCCACAACCATCCAGCACTGCCCTTTCCCACACACTgcgccccccaccccaccccacacacacacaagatggaAATCGAGGCCAGTTCACATAGGGAGGAATAGTTCATGTGAggttttgcgtgtgtgttgtgacgCGGGGGGTGTGGTTCTGGGGGTggtgctctctctcttactggtgTCGAACGCAGCCTTGAGGGCCTGGATGTCGGTGGCCACCCCCGAGATGCGGTAGATCCCCACCTCGTCGatccccctcttctccacctc
Coding sequences within:
- the timm22 gene encoding mitochondrial import inner membrane translocase subunit Tim22, with product MATTVDGGSAPVPGAQGSAPADPSADSDQFQYSMLLEHLIGDKRQIKDLNPTVMGGLPTPFKSDEEKMIQRGMESCAFKAVLACVGGFVLGGAFGVFTAGIDTNVGFDPKDPMKTPSAREVLKDMGQRGMSYAKNFAVIGAMFSCTECIIESHRGKTDWKNAVYSGCVTGGLIGSRAGLKAGVLGCGGFAAFSAAIEYYLR
- the abr gene encoding active breakpoint cluster region-related protein; its protein translation is MTEILVPDVNLNSVCERLEHCCMGQQQTPAIKRHTNTGAKLWGRVRSKLLRQKLDPQTVQSKNWHMDVIEMNGIKVEFSMKFTSRDLSLKRTPSKKQSGVFGVKISVVTKRERSKVPYIVRQCIEEVEKRGIDEVGIYRISGVATDIQALKAAFDTNTKDILVMLSDMDINAIAGTLKLYFRELPEPLLTDRLYPAFMEGIALSDPAAKENCMMHLLRSLPDPNLITFLSLLEHLKRVAEKEPVNKMSLHNLGTVFGPTLLRPSESEISKAHITTASDIWSHDVMAQVQVLLYYLQHPPISFAELKRNTLYFSTDV